The following proteins are encoded in a genomic region of Gimesia algae:
- a CDS encoding RDD family protein, whose product MASTITLEETNPDTADFPETFIPGEKKILGLEMQVETPENVLLSYQLAGPSQRYVAYLIDFLIRTIMLIAIFMFFIAPMMGLLMPGAMLGLFFVIMFLNTWGYYTISETFFKGKSIGKHVCGLRVIREGGYPITFWPSLLRNLARSADSIILYGVGITSMLMTQRFQRLGDLVAGTVVIQERSLTLPRKPIILNKIKPLDKNDIGSFLPRDEVLSLIDEFIGRRHVLTYERGHALAAQMAQRLAKRLHYSGDEKKVSQYPMAFLASVYKTFSFGQIEEEQELLDEYKRRSDSQGDIYEET is encoded by the coding sequence ATGGCATCGACGATCACCTTAGAAGAGACCAATCCCGACACAGCCGATTTCCCTGAGACTTTTATTCCCGGTGAAAAAAAGATTCTCGGCTTGGAAATGCAGGTGGAAACCCCGGAAAACGTCTTGTTGTCCTATCAGCTCGCGGGACCTTCGCAACGTTACGTTGCATACCTGATTGATTTCCTGATTCGGACGATCATGTTAATCGCGATTTTCATGTTTTTCATCGCCCCCATGATGGGACTGCTGATGCCCGGCGCGATGCTGGGGCTGTTCTTTGTCATCATGTTTCTTAACACCTGGGGCTATTACACCATCTCGGAAACGTTCTTCAAAGGCAAATCCATAGGTAAACATGTCTGTGGTTTGCGCGTGATTCGCGAAGGGGGATATCCAATTACCTTCTGGCCTTCGCTGTTGAGAAATCTGGCTCGCAGTGCCGATTCTATTATTTTGTACGGAGTTGGCATTACATCCATGTTGATGACGCAGCGTTTCCAGAGACTGGGAGATCTGGTAGCTGGCACGGTTGTGATTCAGGAACGTTCTCTCACCCTGCCGAGAAAACCGATCATATTAAACAAGATTAAACCCCTTGATAAAAATGACATTGGCAGTTTTCTTCCTCGTGATGAAGTTCTATCGCTGATTGATGAGTTTATTGGCCGGAGGCATGTACTGACTTACGAACGGGGGCATGCATTGGCAGCACAGATGGCACAGCGGCTGGCAAAACGGCTGCATTACTCCGGAGATGAGAAAAAAGTATCACAGTACCCAATGGCTTTTCTGGCTTCCGTATATAAGACATTCAGTTTTGGTCAGATCGAGGAAGAGCAGGAACTGCTGGACGAATACAAAAGACGATCTGATTCACAGGGGGATATTTATGAAGAAACATAA